In Paenibacillus ihbetae, the following are encoded in one genomic region:
- a CDS encoding DUF2179 domain-containing protein: MISLSLIGSIIGINVVYVSIFSLRLILMIKGRRGVASLLAMLEVFVYLLGLNLVLQNVDNPFNMAAYCLGFGLGVYMGSRIEEYLALGYLVVQVIVNSLETDLAMKLREKGYGVTSWEADGKDGKRLVLQVLVKRKNERRLMETLNKLSPQAFIISHEPKSFKGGFWVRLTEGRRQ, from the coding sequence ATGATCAGCCTGTCTCTCATAGGCTCGATCATCGGCATCAACGTAGTGTATGTCTCGATTTTTTCGCTGCGCTTGATTCTGATGATCAAAGGCAGAAGAGGAGTGGCCTCTCTGCTGGCCATGCTGGAGGTTTTTGTGTATCTGCTCGGTCTGAACCTTGTCCTTCAAAATGTAGACAATCCCTTTAACATGGCGGCGTACTGTCTCGGCTTCGGCCTTGGAGTCTATATGGGAAGCCGGATCGAGGAATATTTGGCGCTTGGCTACCTTGTCGTTCAAGTCATCGTTAACTCCCTGGAGACCGATCTGGCGATGAAGCTGCGCGAGAAAGGCTATGGCGTTACCTCCTGGGAGGCGGACGGCAAGGATGGCAAACGTCTGGTGCTGCAGGTACTCGTGAAGCGCAAGAACGAGCGGCGCTTGATGGAGACGCTGAACAAGCTCTCGCCGCAGGCCTTCATCATCTCCCATGAACCGAAGAGCTTTAAGGGCGGCTTCTGGGTCAGGTTGACCGAGGGACGCAGACAGTAA
- a CDS encoding DinB family protein yields MTYPVKMYQYHAWANQAIFNRLLELPGELYNQKIHSVFPSVAAALIHIYTVDFSWLKVLTGSDMNDALTEAHRMGGELEDLSAEELQLRFIELSDGYLSFFRGHSDLEQVITLDNPYAGIRDTRLSEIVLHVVNHGTYHRGNIAAMLRQLGSSSTMTDYAFFWYQDEEAVHPSFAKR; encoded by the coding sequence ATGACCTATCCCGTAAAAATGTATCAATATCATGCATGGGCGAACCAAGCGATTTTCAACCGGCTGTTGGAGCTGCCCGGCGAGCTGTACAACCAAAAGATCCACAGCGTCTTCCCGTCCGTAGCGGCCGCATTGATTCATATCTATACCGTCGACTTCAGCTGGCTGAAGGTTTTGACAGGCTCGGATATGAACGATGCGTTGACGGAAGCCCATCGGATGGGCGGAGAGCTGGAAGACCTCAGCGCCGAGGAGCTGCAGCTGCGGTTCATTGAGCTGTCCGATGGTTATCTGTCTTTTTTCCGCGGCCATTCGGATCTGGAGCAGGTCATCACCTTGGATAATCCGTATGCAGGCATTCGGGACACCCGCCTGTCCGAAATCGTGCTCCATGTGGTGAATCACGGCACGTATCATCGCGGGAATATCGCGGCCATGCTGCGCCAGCTCGGAAGCTCCTCCACCATGACGGATTACGCGTTTTTCTGGTATCAGGATGAGGAAGCGGTGCACCCGTCGTTTGCTAAACGCTGA
- a CDS encoding helix-turn-helix transcriptional regulator — translation MKLERLISMIYMLLNNEILSASALAEKYNVSQRTIYRDIDAICAAGIPVVSYQGVNGGYGIMEQYKMDKSLLGSYDVSALITILHSMSTVFEDERALDTIQRLQTIDRSGNTGPQGLSMDIGSWRTHNESLRLLRGAITNRQTVAFQYISAKNERIHRKVEPLRLMYKFGAWYLYGYCRTRQDYREFRISRMSELTSSAEPFQRNHAEEHTQGPDRQASSRDEERRAWESSPDAREVVLHVSPNALARAMDQFYDVQREFLEDGTLRLTFEVEQPESWWFWSTLMSFGDDIEIIEPAELRSMMKSKLQKMLQRYS, via the coding sequence ATGAAGCTGGAACGGCTCATATCGATGATCTACATGCTTCTTAATAACGAAATTTTATCGGCGTCCGCCCTTGCTGAAAAATATAACGTATCCCAGCGGACCATATACCGGGACATTGACGCCATCTGCGCGGCCGGCATTCCGGTCGTATCGTACCAAGGCGTGAACGGCGGCTACGGCATCATGGAGCAGTACAAGATGGATAAAAGCCTGCTCGGCTCCTATGACGTCAGTGCCCTGATCACCATCCTCCACAGCATGTCGACCGTGTTCGAGGACGAGCGTGCGCTGGACACGATCCAACGGCTGCAAACGATCGATCGTTCCGGAAACACAGGACCCCAGGGGCTGTCGATGGACATCGGCAGCTGGCGCACCCATAACGAATCGCTGAGGCTTCTTCGCGGCGCCATCACGAACCGGCAGACCGTGGCCTTCCAGTACATCAGCGCCAAGAACGAGCGCATCCACCGCAAGGTGGAGCCTCTGCGCCTCATGTATAAATTCGGTGCCTGGTACCTGTACGGATACTGCCGGACGCGGCAGGACTATCGGGAGTTCCGCATTTCCAGAATGTCGGAGCTGACCTCTTCGGCGGAGCCGTTTCAGCGCAACCATGCGGAGGAACACACGCAGGGACCGGATCGCCAGGCTTCGTCAAGGGACGAAGAACGCCGCGCCTGGGAATCATCGCCCGACGCCCGGGAGGTCGTGCTGCATGTATCGCCTAACGCCCTCGCCAGAGCCATGGATCAATTCTATGACGTGCAGCGTGAATTTCTAGAGGACGGTACGCTCCGCCTGACGTTCGAAGTTGAACAGCCGGAATCCTGGTGGTTCTGGTCAACCCTGATGAGCTTCGGAGACGATATCGAGATAATCGAGCCTGCCGAGCTTAGAAGCATGATGAAATCCAAATTGCAAAAAATGCTGCAACGCTACTCCTAA
- the rnhA gene encoding ribonuclease H: protein MAKQKFYVVWVGKVPGIYTSWAECQQQVNQYTGAKFKAFESRSEAEQAFAAGYKNYWGQSSGQGAGGSAGFKRSRSSAAEDPGEIDYDSISVDVGTRGNPGPVEYKGVDTRTGDILFSCGPIAKGTNNLGEFLAIVHALAYLKKIGSSKTVYSDSLNAIKWVKQKKVVSTLPRDASTKEIWDLVDRAESWLQNNNYSNKLLKWQTKSWGEIKADYGRK from the coding sequence ATGGCAAAGCAAAAATTTTACGTGGTCTGGGTCGGCAAAGTCCCCGGCATATACACAAGCTGGGCCGAGTGCCAGCAGCAGGTGAATCAATATACGGGCGCAAAGTTCAAGGCGTTCGAATCAAGAAGCGAAGCGGAACAGGCCTTTGCCGCCGGATATAAAAATTACTGGGGACAATCCTCCGGACAAGGAGCGGGAGGGAGCGCAGGTTTCAAGCGCAGCCGCTCATCAGCGGCGGAGGATCCGGGCGAGATCGACTATGACAGCATCTCCGTCGATGTAGGGACACGGGGAAATCCCGGACCGGTGGAGTATAAAGGCGTAGATACCCGAACGGGGGACATCCTGTTCTCCTGCGGGCCGATTGCGAAAGGAACGAACAATCTCGGCGAATTTCTGGCAATCGTCCACGCGCTGGCCTATCTGAAAAAGATCGGGAGCAGCAAGACGGTATACAGCGATTCCCTGAACGCGATCAAATGGGTGAAGCAGAAGAAGGTGGTATCGACGCTGCCGAGGGACGCCTCCACCAAGGAAATCTGGGATCTGGTGGACCGTGCCGAGAGCTGGCTGCAAAACAATAATTATTCCAACAAGCTGCTCAAGTGGCAGACCAAGAGCTGGGGCGAAATAAAAGCCGACTATGGGCGTAAATAA
- a CDS encoding Cof-type HAD-IIB family hydrolase has translation MTYKAVFFDIDGTLVNEEKEIPQDTIEAIAQLKESGIDVFIATGRAPYYFQHYAKPLGIDSFVSFNGSYVVYKGKVVHEHPIPEKTLELLESTALANNHPIVMQGAEAGYSNYEEHPFVAESFHDLRVEVPGYRSSYWKEAKVYQALLYCEAHEESLYTSAEAPFGNLNFVRWHRVAMDVIPGGGSKAKGIEAVLKHLGITPAEAVAFGDGLNDKEMLSYVGLGIAMGNAHEEVKPLADFVTKHVNECGIRHGLRHAGLI, from the coding sequence ATGACATATAAAGCCGTATTTTTCGACATTGACGGAACGCTTGTTAATGAAGAGAAGGAAATTCCGCAGGATACGATCGAGGCGATTGCACAGCTGAAGGAGAGCGGCATCGATGTATTTATTGCAACCGGGAGGGCGCCTTATTACTTTCAGCACTATGCGAAGCCGCTCGGCATCGATTCCTTTGTCAGCTTTAACGGCTCTTATGTCGTGTACAAAGGAAAAGTCGTGCATGAGCACCCGATTCCCGAAAAAACGCTGGAACTGCTGGAAAGCACCGCGCTTGCGAACAACCATCCCATCGTGATGCAGGGGGCCGAAGCAGGGTATAGCAACTACGAGGAGCATCCGTTCGTTGCCGAATCGTTCCATGATCTGCGGGTTGAGGTGCCCGGCTACAGAAGCAGCTACTGGAAGGAAGCGAAGGTGTACCAGGCGCTGCTGTATTGCGAAGCTCACGAGGAATCGCTGTACACGTCGGCCGAAGCTCCGTTCGGTAACCTGAACTTCGTGCGCTGGCATCGGGTGGCGATGGACGTCATTCCGGGAGGCGGCTCGAAAGCGAAGGGGATCGAAGCGGTGCTGAAGCATCTTGGAATCACCCCGGCCGAAGCCGTAGCGTTCGGGGACGGGTTGAACGATAAAGAAATGCTGTCGTACGTCGGGCTCGGAATCGCCATGGGCAATGCGCACGAAGAGGTGAAGCCGCTGGCCGATTTCGTGACCAAGCATGTGAACGAATGCGGCATTCGCCACGGACTGCGGCATGCGGGATTGATTTAA
- a CDS encoding helix-turn-helix transcriptional regulator, with product MLAMNADYMPRIKLMGFVSYKNPWIHFKRNTHEYILYFIKKGELHIRENGIPYILRKGDLLVLEPHVEHEGIEKHTCDYYYIHFEHPCIEAVPEQPLSLLAEQWIMTNSQAPGGGNGSRKLYFPKNCSLTQKKSLHHMLHALGEMLQLYRRKHFNRTMTALKFMEMLIELSRHSLFDELEQNSPHTKTYMKVHALLDYIHEHYSEKITSADIEQRFECNYDYMNRVFVKLTGHTIMRYVNQVRINHAKELIEATHLSFGEIGYLTGLDDPFYFSKVFKKYVGISPNQYYKQVHEVE from the coding sequence ATGCTGGCGATGAATGCCGATTACATGCCGAGAATCAAGCTGATGGGCTTTGTCTCATACAAGAATCCCTGGATCCATTTCAAACGGAACACACATGAATACATCCTTTATTTCATCAAGAAGGGCGAGCTTCATATTCGGGAGAACGGTATCCCTTACATCCTGCGAAAAGGCGATTTGCTCGTGTTGGAGCCGCATGTCGAACATGAAGGAATCGAGAAGCATACATGCGATTACTACTATATCCACTTCGAGCATCCCTGCATCGAGGCCGTGCCGGAACAGCCGCTTTCGCTGCTGGCCGAGCAGTGGATCATGACAAACAGCCAGGCCCCTGGCGGCGGAAACGGGAGCAGGAAGCTGTATTTTCCGAAGAACTGCTCCCTGACGCAGAAGAAGAGCCTCCATCATATGCTTCACGCGCTGGGGGAAATGCTGCAGCTCTATCGGAGGAAGCATTTTAACCGCACCATGACCGCCTTGAAATTCATGGAGATGCTGATTGAGCTGTCCCGCCACAGCCTGTTCGATGAGCTGGAGCAGAACAGTCCGCATACCAAAACTTACATGAAAGTGCATGCCCTTCTGGATTATATTCATGAGCATTACTCAGAGAAAATCACGAGCGCCGACATCGAGCAGCGGTTTGAGTGCAACTACGACTATATGAACCGCGTTTTTGTCAAGCTCACGGGGCATACGATCATGCGCTATGTCAACCAGGTCCGCATCAACCATGCCAAGGAGTTGATCGAGGCCACCCATCTGAGCTTCGGGGAGATCGGGTATTTAACCGGCCTGGACGACCCGTTCTATTTCAGCAAAGTATTCAAAAAATACGTAGGAATTTCCCCGAATCAATATTACAAGCAGGTGCATGAGGTGGAATGA